ggTGCCAATCAACTGTTTGgcgctgcaagcctgggagggagagaagcagagcagggcggcgtgctcagtggaggaggtggagcaggggtgagctggggcggggagcagttcccctgcatgctgcccccccgttagttgctgcaggcggccctccctgcacccctctactccagctcacctctgctccaccgctTCCCTGGAGCATGCTTTTGgctgcccccaaccacttggcgccctaggcagCCACCTACTTTGCCTAGTGGTTGCATCGACCTggtttgttgccaagaaggctaacggcattttgggctgtataagtagtaGCACTGCCAGCGAAAtgggggacgtgatcgtttccctctattcagcattggtgaggcctcatctggagtactgggtccagttttgggccccacactacaagaaggatgtacaaaaattggaaagaggccaggtgagggcaacaaaaatgattaggggactggaacacatgacttatgaggaaaggctgagggaactgggattatttagtctgcagaagcatgatagctgctttcaactacctgaaggggtgttccaaagaggatagatctagaccattctcaatggtagcagatgacagaacaaggagtaatggtctcaagttgcagtgggggaggtttaggctggatattaggaaaaactttttcactaggagggtggtgaagcactggaatggttacctagggaggtggtggaatctccttcctttgaggtttttaaggtcaggcttgacaaagccctggctggggtgacttagttggggattggtcctgctttgaccagggggttggactagatgacctcctgaggtcccttccaaccctgatattctatgatcatttggCCAACAACATGCTACAAAGCACCCAGCTAAGTTGCATGAATGCGCTATAAGACACTCCTCAATTATACAGAAAGACCAGCATATCTCCCCAGCCCTCAGCCTTCCACCTCAGAAATGTACTGTCTTACACTGCTCATggccttctcttgaaaagtgtaagctgattaattagttcgccacttcatcaaaaataaagtggACATGCACCTGACTTTGTCATGTGAGGaactttcccaagcactttggacaaactcaCTACTAagtataaaacattaaaataagtttattaactacagaaagatagattttaagtgagtataattTTTGGGCACAGAGGTCAAAAATGGTTACATAACAAAAGAAAATAGACTCTCAGTCTCAATTCTAATTTGAGTACactaagcaagaattggatcaaaAACCTTTTCTCACCTGCTGGTTGCTCCAGGcaatgttgagttcttaatacacaaactgaattccctctcagcctgggaccaatatccccagttcaaagtctttgtcttccagacaatcttccaggtgttgagattacGGAACAGAGAGGACAAGTGGTGGTGTCTTTGACCCTCATTTATATTTTTTCTCCCggtgctagaaagatccttgctgtgatgctggggttagttagcccccaatatggctatgcagcactggagcagcagtttgcctcctgcgtcttgtggtaggcgttctacagctccttcactttgaccctgcaccgcagtgtgtccctgtcatggcccctttctatcatgcatcatgaaatctgtccttaggtatcataattcctatggctggagcacagctgggactggacagcctcctctccccaaatgctgatgaggtccagcagctcggcattgctccaagtggaggatcacctggtgcatggagcaggcatggtcacctggaaagatgcgctgagactaCTGCATGCATCACCGAGCGAACAGGGAGgcgactttcaaaattcccaaggaatttaaggggggGGTGTTTCACGGTTGGTAACCTGAGGGCAgtgcagtagagttcaaactgatgaccagagaggcgagaacagggaTTGTGGGACACTTCCCGGAGGCCAATTGCAGCACTGCAATCCACCAGGGTGTCTACACCGGCACCGCGCCGCTGTAACCCTGGTGCAGACAGCTCTACGCTGctcgttggggtggtttttttgcagcgctgcaactgcacagtttctgcgCGCTAAGTGGCTTGGCCGTGCGTACACCTGAGAAGTTacactgcagaaagctgctttactgtgcagaaacttgccagtgtagacaagtccgTAGATGGCTTACATAAGAATGCAAGATTGGTCATACAGAGTCAGACcaatctcaagttgcagtgggggaggtttagattggatattaggaaaaactttttcactaagagggtggtgaaacactggaatgcgttacctagggaggtggtagaatctccttccttagaggtttttaaggtcaggcttgacaaagccctggctgggatgatttaactgggaattggtcctgctttgagcagggggttggactagatgaccttctggggtcccttccaaccctgatattctatgattctatgattcaatggtcCATGGAGCCCAGTGTGCTTCTGGAGAGTGACCAGTGACAGATGCatccaagggaatgaacagaacaggcttgttgacctgcaaggtgaTGGTCTTTCACCCTTATCTTTAACTTTGTTGTTGATTCCTACTTATCCTATCTTACCACACCTCCcctgaggtctctgggcaaatcaggtgtgaaccactcctttgaTACAGATGTGTCCCAAACCAGCTGAATTGAGGCAGACTTTGGGCCAATGTCAGTCTGGAAAAGGCCTGCTTaacccagcaggtttctcaaagtatccgttGCTGTGAACTGCATGTAGTGTGGATGTGTGAACCCCAAAGATACTAAACATGAAAGAAACACAAGGCCAGTTCTGaggaggtttccagagccaggcctgagagTTAAATAGCTGTGGTCAAAAGAAAAAGGGGCCTCAGCACCTATAAAAATAActggttgcaaaaacaaaacaaaaattaaattaaaaaaccaaaccaaataaaaaaaaacaaaagctgcCATCACACATCCATCACCATTTTAGATTTTGACATCTCCTGCCtgatgtgacatctttgctttgtgAGCAAGAGACCTGGGGAACTCGGTGGCTGTTACCCTCTAACTGGGTAAAAGGTTCACATCTTGTCTGAAGTAATTTTGCTCTTaacagaagatttattttaaaatttatcaaAATAAATTCAATTTTTAATAGAACTAATTACAGTCTATACTGGGTCTCTATTCTCGTACATTCTATTTCTCTCACATATTCCCCCACTCTAATTCCTTTGGAGTGAGGTTTTAATTTCAGGATTAGCCAACATATCCTATATAGTAGGAGGGCGCAGGGAGAGAACTAGAAGAAAAGATGGATTATATTGTAACACTGAAAATTATCACATAATCAGCCTCTTACATTACACTAAGTAACTTCATGTTTAATTTCATTGTTGCTGGTAACAACTTATTCAACAATTACAAAATATAAACCAATTgggcagttttctcttaattcccatttccacccagtgAACTTTGTGTGAAGTCACATTCTACAATAAACTAGGAGCCTTCCATTTCTGTGAGTTCATTTCTCCCTGGGTCTTCTCCCAtaagtgtgggtggaaggggtctcaaACTACATGGGAAGGTTGCACcatgagaaaaaccacctgtgctctatTTTCACACTTactaatctttcagagtagcaggaggtGGAGAAGTGATACAAATGAattagactcaagagcaaaactaacggaccaaaccacagactctggactcagcattcatgtatcctgcagtctgaacttggaatctaATACATTCCCCCATAGGCATGGaatggctctgaaggaatcagctgtttctctctgtgctaaATGAAACTTtggatccaaatggtaaaagacagttgttcccaATTTAATCATGGCATCCTATAGGAGTGTGATCAGTGCCACTTAACTAGGTAGCAGAGTTCTAAAAATAGTTTACCtgggccacaggtcaccatagcgttcatctctggggtgaaaatcaaccactcgtacctgcaatttctacctgagttcttgtcaaatctttgaccttacTTGGAGTAATTTTACACTTCTCTGGtgtagaattcttcaccaaccacacaACAAATCAGTAGCGATAGTGAGGTAtaactcccccaaatatgcccttttatttctttaatctggtggcaCAGATTTAAATTAGGAACTAAATTCAGGTGTGTCTTAGAATCCCTGGAggacaccaaatgtcaggtacCTATTAAAAATAGGtatctttctgcagctctatcacattcaACACAGATTTCATTTTCTACACATTTGCAGCATCTCCCAGGGGTGAGCggaacagaaatgtcactttcacttttcccatctctacctagctagggattgcatttcccaaataataggcaacatgcacctgattaggaaggaGCTATCTTCAGGAGCGACCtcctgcagggcctgggccacaactgctttgggagcCAAATGCATGGGTATtttgcttagccctggtctacactaggagtttaggtcaaatttagcagagttaaatcgatgtaaacctgcacccattcacacgatgaagccctttttttcgacttaaagggctcttaaaattgatttccttaatccacctctgacaagtggattagcgcttaaatcggccttgccaggtcgaatttggggtactgtggacgcaattagacggtattggcctccgggagctatcccagagtgctctattgtgactgctctggacagcactctcaactcagatgcactagccaggtagacaggaaaaggcctgcaaacttttgaatttcaatttcctgtttgcatggtcacctgcagcttgccacgctggccagagctcatcagcagaggtgaccatgcagagctcatcagcagaggtgaccatgacggagtcccagaatcgcaaaagagctccagcatggaccgaacgggaggtacgggatctgatagctgtatggggagaggaatcagtgctatcagaactccgttccagtttttgaaatgccaaaccatttgtcaaaatctcccaggggatgaaggacagaggccataacacggacccgaagcaatgccgcgtgaaacttaaggaactgaggcaagcctaccagaaaaccagagaggcaaacggccgctccgggtcacagccccaaacatgccgcttctatgatgagctgcatgccattttagggggttcagccaccactaccccacccgtGTTGTTCGACTCCTTCAATGTacatggaggcaacacagaagcaggttttgggggtcatagaatcatagaataacagagttggaagggacctctggaggtcatctagtccaaccccctgcccagagcaggaccaatcccaactaaatcatcccagccagggctttgtcaagcctgaccttaaaaacttctaaggaaggggattccaccacctccctaggtaacgcattccagtgtttcaccatcctcctagtgaaaaagtttttcctaatatccaacctaaacctcccccactgcaacttgagaccattactccttgtcctgtcatctgctatcactgagaatagtctagatccatcctctttggatccacctttcaggtagtgaaaagcagctatcaaatccctcctcattcttctcttccgtagactaaacaatcccagttccttcagcttctcctcataactcatgtgttccagtcccctaatcattttggttgcccttcgctggactctctccaattactccatgtccttcttgtagtgtggggcccaaaactggacacagtactccagatgaggccttaccaatgtcgaatagaggggaatgatcacgtccctcgatctgctggcaatgcccctacatatacatcccaaaatgccattggtcttcttggcagtaagggcacactgctgactcatatccagcttctcgtccactgtcacccctaggtccttctctgcagaattgctgccgagccattcagtccctagtctgtagcggtgcattggattcttccgtcctaagtgcaggactctgcacttgtccttgttgaacctcatcagatttcttttggcccaatcctccaatttgcctagggccctctgtatcctatccctaccctccagcatatctaccactcctcccagtttagtgtcctctgcaaacttgctgagggtgcaatccacaccatcctccagatcattaatgaagatattgaacacaactggccccaggaccgacctttggggcactccactagataccggctgccaactagacatggagccattgatcactacccgttgagcccgacaatctagccaactttctacccaccttgtagtgcatccatccagcccatacttctttaacttgctgacaagaatactgtgggagactgtgtcaaaagctttgctaaagtcgagaaataacacgtccactgctttcccttcatccacagaaccagttatctcactgccagtaggactgaatcgccaagagacgaaacaagggaaatgacctggctgagtcactcccatgtttgcccaggtgcccgattaaaagagcacccaggactacgtcgatgacggctaccagtcatactgcactgtctactgccaaaaggcaattaactgctgctgtgtagcaatgaagtaccacgtctgccagcacccaggagacatatggtgacggtgagctgagcgggctccatgcttgccgtggtatggcgtctgcacaggtaactcaagaaaaaaggcacaaaacgattgtctgcccttgctttcacggagggcgggagggaacggggcctgacgatatgtacccagaaccacccgtgacaatgttttagccccatcaggcactgggatttctacccagaattcaaatgggaggcagagactgcgggaactgtgggatagccacccacagtgcaacgctccggaagtcgacagttgcttcagtactgtggacacactccgccgactacatgtacttagagcacttgtgtggggatacaccacaatcaactgtataaaaccgctttctacaaaaccgacttctataaattcgacctaatttcgtagtgtagacatacccttagttacaAGTCATTTACTAGggaatcctcttcccagccctttAGAAAAAATATTGACCTAACCAATTGAACAACAGGGGATTGGGATGGTGACGGGGAATGAAACAATTTGTTCCTGAAGGGGAAACTTGATGACCTAGAATTGCTTTGAAATGGGGAACAGTATAAACCTGATGCTCAGGGTTTGTTTAGATGCGGAaaagtgatggagtttaggtcaggccaaggggaaagctaatgccaaccactgcacctgGGCTGCATCTGCACTACAACTATAATTGTCTTTTTACACCAAGATCACTAACTTGAGCTGCCAAcgccatgtacagtcctagtggatgtaagggacaggtagtttttgcctcagtgtacTTGTTGGGATCAAACTTCTTTCTcccacctggagctgatgaacattcctggaAGGAGGAACACACACTCCTATGactcaaaaggaaaggagttgatagaaaagatcacaggactgaccccaaagaagggtgagctgcaaaaggcaGAAGCAGGCAACTCATCTGGTGGAGCTGAGAGACAACGGTGAAGATGGTGAAAGATTACTAtgtgggaattagcaaatgtgatttaaaaaaaaaatctttggccAGCCTTAGTCAAGGCATTTATTACAGTTCTTTCCCATGTGGGTTTTCTGATGTTTAATAACGCTTGAGCTCCAactgaagcgtttcccacactcagagcatccataaggtttctcgtCTGTGTGGATTGTCCTATGTCTGATAAGGTTTGAGCTCCGATTAAAGCATTTCCCACagtcagagcatgtgtagggcctctctccactgtggattctctgatgtgtggtaAGGGCTGAGCTataactgaagcttttcccacactcagagcatgtgtagggtgtctctccactgtggattctctgatgggtGATAAGAGCTGAGCTATAactgaagtgtttcccacactcagagcacgtgtagggttTCTCTCCGGTGTGGATTCTACGATGTATGCTAAGGTGCGAGTGCCAACtaaaggttttcccacactcagagcacatgtagggtgtctctcctgtgtggattctctgatgtgtcaTAAGGTGTGATCTCTGAtggaagcttttcccgcactcagagcatgtgtatggcctctctccactgtggattctctgatgtgtgataagtcttgagctctgactgaagcttttcccgcactcagagcatgtgtagggcgtCTCTCcgctgtggattctctgatgtgtgataagCCTTGAGCTATAACTGAAGCTTTtgccacactcagagcatgtgaaGGGcatctctccagtgtggattctctgatgtgtgataaggtttgaactctgattgaagcttttcccgcactcagcgcacgtgtagggtttctctcctgtgtggattctctgatgtgtggtaAGGTGCGAGTGACaactaaagcttttcccacattgAGAACACATGTAGGGTGTCTCTCCAGTGTgcattctctgatgtgtgataaggtttgagctctgattgaagcttttcccacactcagagcacgtgtagggtttctctcctgtgtgaatTCTACGATGTATGCTAAGGTGTGAGTGCCAactaaagcttttcccgcactcagagcatgtgtaggacGTCTCTCcattgtggattctctgatgtgtggtaAGGGCTGAGCTCTGATTGAAGATTTTCCCGCACTCATGGCATGCGCAGCATGTCTCTTCCAAGTTAATTCTCTCACATTTAATAAGGTCTGAGTGGCTActgaagttttcctctggcctttgctgactctcacaggcttttgctTTTTCTGGGAGTGCACAACTCCCGGAATCATTCCCTttggatcttcctgataacattCTATAGGATTTTACttcctcagcatcttcctgctggggtgtctcctcattctcactcaccatcccaaTGCTTGATGAGAGAGAATCCACACATAGATCACTCCCTGTgctggagagaaaggaaatctcagagagaagaatgggaaaagggatGAACAAACCAAAATATGTGCGGGAgagatcaaacctatcaggagctgattttccccaaacccttccccagaggagagagaggaagggatcagttctgggtccgcaTCTCACCAGAACTCTCAGAGGAAAGCAAGATTGGGGAGGaacctgctgccagttgtcagttagggtaggtgggaagccatgagtgacatCTGCCTAATGATtccacatctgcagggaacaatcctgaacttggagagctcacaaggtctttgtagtGCATCCCAAATATTTCCTGTATTCACAGACAGTTTTTGAGTTGATTTAACCAATTCCTCACCTGTGCAggcagctctcgggagcacttCTTTCTCAGAGCCGTGGGGGTCTGGGAACCACGGGTCTTCCCCTCATTCCAGCTGCGAGATCTGatcaggtttggaaactggaaaccctgctcaaggcaaagaaaataagggaggtcagtggaatttgtgggacAGTTGTCACAAGGAATATTCCATGGTTTTAACCTCAGCTCTTGGCTCAAAGTATCAGAAGAGTTATTATTgttataaatcatattcattaccttagtgcctaaggaccaactAACAGTCCGTTGTGCTAGACACAGTACAAACCCAGAACAGTAGATGGCCCATGTcttgaagaatttacaatctaaatagacaaggcagacacagactGGGAGAAGGGGTATAACCCACCAGCCGAGTGAACTATGTGAAGGCAGAGTGACAGATCTGATGAACACAGGCATATATCTTGAGACTATTGTATTTAATGTTATGACTAGGGCCAGTGTTTTCTGGAAATTACTgctattacaatttttttttctgacattACTCCTCATTTCTGGAATCACCCTTCATATCCAGAATTCCTCAACAGAGGGTGGGGCATGCAAGGTCACAACTCTCCAGATTTCTGCCCAGAGACACCTGACTCATCCCTAGGGTTTAGGGCAGAGGTGATGTGTGGGCAGAGCACACAGGgtcaagccccccacccccagatttctgcctggAGACACCCGACTCccctccagggcagaggctgggggctgGCTTCTATTGAGACTTGCTaccaatttcttccctcctcatacaagtctgggCTCAGCAAAACCACTGTGGAGCTTCCCCTGGGCAGGCAGGGCACTTGGCAGTGGGATGCGGGATCCCTCATCATACTGCAGAGCAGAAGGCACTCGCACCTCCTCTCGGTTGTGTCCATAGCACCTCTCCCCTGCAAACAGTtggctctaggctctcaatgcTCAGTGTCTGGGCCCCACTTCCCCCACACAGatggctcctgctgcctcccccaaaTGCACTTTCATGCTGTAAAGGATT
The genomic region above belongs to Lepidochelys kempii isolate rLepKem1 chromosome 28, rLepKem1.hap2, whole genome shotgun sequence and contains:
- the LOC140904240 gene encoding uncharacterized protein; amino-acid sequence: MVSENEETPQQEDAEEVKSYRMLSGRSKGNDSGSCALPEKAKACESQQRPEENFSSHSDLIKCERINLEETCCACHECGKIFNQSSALTTHQRIHNGETSYTCSECGKSFSWHSHLSIHRRIHTGEKPYTCSECGKSFNQSSNLITHQRMHTGETPYMCSQCGKSFSCHSHLTTHQRIHTGEKPYTCAECGKSFNQSSNLITHQRIHTGEMPFTCSECGKSFSYSSRLITHQRIHSGETPYTCSECGKSFSQSSRLITHQRIHSGERPYTCSECGKSFHQRSHLMTHQRIHTGETPYMCSECGKTFSWHSHLSIHRRIHTGEKPYTCSECGKHFSYSSALITHQRIHSGETPYTCSECGKSFSYSSALTTHQRIHSGERPYTCSDCGKCFNRSSNLIRHRTIHTDEKPYGCSECGKRFSWSSSVIKHQKTHMGKNCNKCLD